From Chthonomonas sp., the proteins below share one genomic window:
- a CDS encoding sigma-70 family RNA polymerase sigma factor — protein sequence MPLENGTTPARRGKPITVRSAARSPFSNPAASALVDDLSSEPGEDDLLELAEEEEEVEEENTPAAHTGNESEELEMWMRQTRRAHLLTPAQEEALAKRVQARDLIEAGKTKEVAKLLNRADDFNEDEVRMIIKSGIEAKQHLIESNLRLVVSIAKKYNARGIPLADLIQEGNLGLIRAVEKFDWRKGFRFSTYATWWIRRAIARAIINQGRTIRIPVYVAELINKVMKTANRLQQDLHREPTPEEIAAEVDMPKDRVQEMLRVAVEPLSLETPVGEKDNSSIGDFIPSNNMPSPGDVTFSLIRREEIDGILGRLTSRERDVVRLRFGLDDGRSRTLEEVGAALNVTRERVRQIELRAMKKLRHIGQELSSQGFSVTPLP from the coding sequence ATGCCCTTGGAAAATGGAACTACCCCCGCACGACGCGGAAAACCGATCACTGTTCGCAGTGCTGCCCGATCGCCCTTCTCAAATCCGGCGGCGAGCGCGCTCGTTGATGACCTGAGCAGTGAGCCCGGCGAAGACGACCTGTTGGAGCTGGCCGAAGAAGAAGAAGAGGTCGAAGAAGAAAACACGCCTGCGGCTCATACTGGCAACGAATCCGAAGAATTGGAAATGTGGATGCGGCAGACTCGCCGCGCCCACCTGCTGACCCCGGCTCAAGAAGAGGCCCTGGCCAAGCGAGTGCAAGCTCGCGACCTGATTGAAGCGGGAAAAACCAAGGAAGTCGCCAAGCTTCTGAACCGCGCTGATGACTTCAACGAGGACGAAGTCCGCATGATCATCAAGTCGGGCATCGAAGCCAAGCAGCACCTCATTGAATCGAACCTGCGACTCGTGGTTTCGATCGCCAAGAAGTACAACGCACGCGGCATCCCCCTGGCTGACCTCATTCAAGAGGGCAACCTCGGCCTCATCCGTGCGGTTGAAAAGTTTGACTGGCGCAAGGGTTTCCGCTTTAGCACGTACGCCACTTGGTGGATTCGCCGAGCCATCGCTCGCGCCATCATCAACCAAGGTCGCACAATTCGCATCCCGGTTTACGTGGCCGAACTCATCAACAAGGTGATGAAGACCGCGAACCGCCTGCAGCAAGACCTGCATCGCGAACCGACGCCGGAAGAAATTGCGGCCGAAGTAGACATGCCCAAGGATCGCGTGCAAGAAATGTTGCGCGTGGCCGTGGAACCGCTCTCGCTGGAAACGCCAGTCGGTGAAAAGGACAACAGTTCGATTGGGGACTTCATCCCCTCGAACAACATGCCCTCGCCGGGCGATGTGACCTTCTCGCTGATTCGACGCGAAGAAATTGACGGCATCCTGGGTCGCCTCACCTCCCGTGAGCGCGACGTGGTCCGCCTTCGCTTTGGTCTCGACGATGGCCGCTCGCGCACTTTGGAAGAAGTGGGTGCCGCGCTCAACGTGACCCGCGAACGCGTCCGCCAGATCGAGCTGCGCGCGATGAAGAAGCTCCGCCACATCGGCCAAGAGCTCTCCTCGCAAGGCTTCAGCGTCACGCCGTTGCCGTAA